DNA from Elaeis guineensis isolate ETL-2024a chromosome 2, EG11, whole genome shotgun sequence:
CGAGGAACTGTAGAGCATCTCATTATATTTGAGTCTGTATTGGATTTCGTGGGCAATTTTTGTACGGTGTCAGTGTACATGCGATTAAGCTCAACCAAGAACCCAAAGAGGACCGCATATCGCTTATATGATTGCTTCTCATTTTCCCAGAGGTAGGGCTCATAACTGTGAAATTCACAAGAACATATATatacaatcaaaaaaaaataaaatatgaaaaaaaaaaggggtagaATAGGGAGAAAtagtaaaagattaaaatataatttttgtccCATCGGGGACATTTATAAAAGAGCTTACATAGCCCAGTCAATGGGATCCAGCCTTTGTGAAAGCTCATTCATCAGCTTCATTACATGCTCCCTATTAGCATAACCAGGCTGGAGTTGTGGTTGGTTCCATCTAAAAAGAGGCTTTTGCATCACAATTTTTGATGACTCCTCTTTGGCATTCATTTCAGGAAACCCAGAGGCAGGATCTTGGCCCCCAGATAGAATATCAGCAATGAAATGCAGGTCTAACAAAATCTGCAGTGCTCCTTTTTCTGAAACCCGAGCTTCACCCCCCTCCATGCTTGATAAGAAATTTTCATATACATCCACCACCTATTACATAATGAAGGCAATGTGTACATGAGAGATTGTTATCATTAGGAACTGTGTCAAGCCATTTCAGGACTATGATCTCCTCGCAATTAACAACACACAGTCAGCTTGCATTTGACAAAAAAATTTGTTCAGGTGAAAGTAAAAAACTGGCATTCGACAAATCTCATGAAAATGCCTCTCAtatatataattatcttgcttttgacttgaaaataaaaataaacactCTTCAACAAATTTTGGAACTCTGCTGCAACTGGAATTGCTTTCTGTTTGTGTTCTCAAATATATGCGCATCTTTGGTATGACTTTGTGCTTGCATGCCAACATACAAAGTTTCATACTATAACAACCATACAACCCTGCAAAGTTTTTATTCTTAAGTGCAATGTTACATCATTGTAATTCAAATCTAATAAAGTTTATAACCAAACTAGATATTTTATCTTTTCAATATCAATTGTAAGTCACAAAATTTTAGCAACAATGCTAGAGAGTACTGTTTTCCATGCCCGAAAGCACGCAAGGTACCATACCAAATTGATTAATAATCTAATCGAATAATAAGACCATTCAAAATTGTGATAAGGCTATTGATATTATGgcactcaaaataattttcaatgaaCAAAAACTCCACTATAAATTTGGTCCAAATTGTCATCAAACCCCACTGCTGTCAATGTTGAaattattacaataagataataaATGAAAATGTTATACCAACTCCCCAAATATTTAAGTGAAAGATGAATCCAAGTGGCCAACATGATCGGCATCCTGTCAATCATTAGAGAGAAAACTGTCCACATCCAACGACTCCGTGTCTCCGCAGAGTGGGTCGTCTGGGATGATTGCATCCCAAAACTTGGGATATTGGCATCCTGTGACACTTCTTTTTATTGTTTCTAAATATTTGTCTCTTTGTTCTTGCTTTCAATCGGTTGTTCTGGTCTGGCTCGCACTGTCACAGCACCATACTGAACCCACACCAGACCAAGACATGCTCCAACACCAGGATTAAACCCTAGTTACAGTAATAATGAATAAAACATCATAAAGCTCTCTAGCATGTCTTTGTTATCATTCATTATCCTTGTCTAATATTTGTCAAAAAAGATGGTTAGCATTCTTTTAAGTTTGTCATTACTTAACATTCATTATGCCAGATCCTTTCCAAATATGAACCTTGATCATGGCATTACATGGACACGCAAACTCCCACATGCTTGGGGATGGCTTGATAACACATAGGTGATCACTGAAAGAACAATTAAGCAACAAGCATATAATGCACTATCATCAAAGCATATAAGTCTATATTATATGTTAATCAAAATTAGAACAAAATCTGCCCTATAATGTTATATTATTTTCTCCCTTGTCTTGAAATCAAAACCAATAAcaatttttttctgataatatATGGACACACAAGCTTTTATCATCATCCAAGACATGAACATTAGGACAACACAAAGGAGCACTTTAAAAGAATATCATTATCAACAAGTAAATTATGGATCATTTTCATAATTATCAAGACACTTTCAGTTTAATGTGAAACACCAGCAGCTCATGTCCATTGTTTTATATGATTGCTTTATTTGCAAGATTAAGGAACCAGCATGATTTAACTGCCTCAAATTTGATAGACAAACTACTGAGCTAGTAATGCtccataaaaatgagataaaaagtATAATTCACAAAATGCATATATAATTCATAAATTTGATAGACAACACCCCATGCACCCCACCTCCAAAATTGCAGTCATATGCATGCTGTTGGACACAAGACTGTGTTCTACTCAAGCTCAGCATGAATGAGGCTAGGAACACGAGGCAATGTATTGTGACTCATGACAAGAAGGGACACAATGATGTATGCAGAGTAAAGGTTGTTAATCTAAGGCTTTCTGCATAACACCCATTAGCATAGGTCCTTGACCGAGCCTCTAGAACCTTGGGCAATAAAATCACAAAGTTTATAAACCTGACAGCTGATGATGTGTTGCTCTGCAGGTTCATGATCACAGCAGTCTAAAGTGTGGTGTTTGCAATGTTAGGCGGCAGAAATTCAAATCAAATGCTTGTAAGTCCTCATAATGGTGACAAGTTAAACAAGAAGATATATATTATCATGTAACACAAAACACATCATAGAATCTCCATGGATGGCCAAACCAGTACCGGGGGTCGTACGAGCAGGCTATCGGTTTGGTATGATACTAGTACGTACTATACTGACCCAAGGCATACCGGAACCAGGGGgatggagaaggagagggagaggaagggggagggagaggagaaagAGTCGAGTGCAAGAGAAAGTGGAGGGTTTCATCAACCAGAGAGGgtgagagaggaggaagagagaaacaagggagaaagagaggactTTCTCGTCATCATcggcaagagagagagaaagagcaggggGGACAAAGAGCGAGAGACGGAgagagattgagagagagagagagagggatgcaTGCTAgtccatcatcatcattattgtcACCATGGGCGGTGGCGATGATGACGAAACCTTAACCCTAGCTCGAGAGAGGTGAGCCAAAGAGGCGACTTGGGAGGTGAGCGATGATGACGAAACCTAGTTCGGCAGAGGGTCATTAAAGCTTGAAATATCCTGAACCGAGCAAAATTGGGCAGTTCCACCTGGTTCGGACCGGTTCAACCTGGTACGAGGTGCAGACTGAATTGAAAGGCTATCCAGTCCCGCTAACTGACCAATTCGGGTCTGCAGTTCAGTATACTTTAGCCATCATTGAATCTCTATCTTGAAATTCTCCTATCTCTGATGAAGTGTTGGCTTACCATAAACTCGTTGCAAAAGAGACCGGATGTATGAGGAAAAATAGCATAACAGATATTTAGGCATAACAAGGGCATGTATATGGAGCAAGGAAATTATCATAAGGTGACAACCTAGATCCTCCATCAAGGTACTCTTACACTGAATTATGGTGATAAAGATCAGAAGTGTCAAGGTGCCAAGTAACCCAATGACATTGACTCTTGAACGTGATACATAATGTAGTGGCAAGTTCCAGCCTATATCTTCTAGCTGGGGTGTCTCCCTCGTTTCGCCATGGAATCCTTCTACCTAGAGGCTTTATTTTCAATCTATTTGTTAGAATTTTTCCTGTAAAGAGAGAGGAAAATCCATAAACTGATTTTCTTGAGAGATAAACACCTCAGAGCTACACCAAGATTTGCACCATTGGGTTATCAATTTAGACAGCTAATGGTAGGCCCTAACAAAATAGACATGAAGGCAGCAAACTATAAGCAGTTGCTTTTGTACATCTTCTTCCCTCTATAATGTGATGGCCCTAAACTTTCTCATTAAGCATGTTGCTTCAGCTAGCAACATGGAAAGCTAGCAACATAGTTATTTAGAAAAAAGCAATGTCGATGGGGTCATTTGACACCAATAACGGATAGCCAGAGAAAAAACAAAACGAACATCTATAAAGCATCTTAAACTAGGAGTTGGAGCAAACAATATAGAACACGATAACCTTGCATCTTAAAGCTATTAGGTCACATCTTTATTCCAAAGCTTCCAGTGAAGAAAACCCTATCGATCAATTTCTAGTCCTCAAGAAACTGTCAACACAAGTCTGGAAAATTAAGCCTCAATAGTTACCTAGAAATTATTGTTAAAAAATGCATATGTATGCCGTTGATAAATTACACCATGTAGAGTGGTAAAAAAAGTGCAGACATCAGCATGGGCAGACACTGCCAATCTGTAATCTACGCACAAGGAAATGGAGTAACATACCTTCTCCATCAACCTCCATGCAAAATTTTGCAGTATCATCTTGTCAAGAACATGACCTCCAACTTTATGAATTTCTAAGCATGCTTGAAAGAGAAAAGATGTGACATAGAGAGAAGGCATGATAGGAAGAGCTATTTTCATCTCCAAAGGGCCGTTACTGGATTCTTCTTGTTTGATTACAGTTACTTCCCAACCCTGAAAAGAATGCTTTGATTTATCATTAGAAACTCACAAGCTGCAGCTTAACTTTTTTCAGACAGCTACCTAGACACCAATGGAAAGAAAATTGAAAAGCCAGGTTATATAAACCAAGAAAGAATCAAGAGTTCAGTGTGTTATTCCAGAAATATGATCATGGAAAGATACAAAAAGCAATGCAGCAAGTATCCAGAACATAGCAAAAGCCACACATACCCGCAAAGGCTTTGCTGAAGATAATGCATCATCCTTGTTGAGATTCTTGGAAAGAATAATTGATAGCTCGTTGGACACCCATGTTATCCATAAACCATGAGCTTTGATGCAAAGTTCTTGCAAAGTTTTGTTTAGCTCATCGAGTTTTGGGTGCTTGCTGTCATCCACAGCATACCATGCAGTAGCAGCTGAAATTGTTTGCCTTCTGGAATTATCAAAAAATTGCTTTTTAGGGCTTCTGGAGCTGTCAAATGTATGCCTTCTAGGGCTAAAAGAGACTAGAGAATCAAAGGCCACCTTAGATTGCCTTGGCAAAGGTGATGATAGGCTAGTAAAGGCTGCACCACTTGTTTCTTTCACCCACTGCCTTGGGGAGCCGAGTATCACAGGTATGTGACTTGAATGGTTTCGTAAAGCAAACAAGAGAAGACCAATGAAAAGAGATCTTTCAACAATCATAGAAGGTGGTAGAGAATCCCTGTCCCCTTTGTTGCTTCCTAAGGAAGCAGACAGATGCGAAAGTTCATTTTCGAGTTCCTTCAGTACAACTGAAATGGTCTTGTAACACTTCTTCTGAATATATGGCACAAGTTCCTTCAGCCTCAAAGTAGAATTATGAGATTCTACAAAGCATAATAGATCCTCCAATATACTTTGGCATTTACTGTCCACTGCATCTCTAATCCGACTGACTTCAGGCCCAAAATACGCATTGAAACAGCTCTGGAAATCATTCTCATCAACGGTTGGTTTAAAGTTATACGAAATTCCTGTTTTCTTTTGGTTGGGCTCTGAAAACCAAACCCCACCTGTATAAGGCTTCTTCAAGTATGTTTGGAAATCATCCTCATCTTTAGGACCAGTGGCCGCCACAACAGCCGCCATTGAATTTCTCACGTTGATGTCTCTGTTCAAGTTCTCAAACTCTGAATGAATGATCTCCTTCATCCTCTTCAGGAATGCCGCTTCCAACCTATCTTCCAAAATATCCCTTCCATCCTTCAAAATTAGCCCGCAAATCTGGTTCCATGGCGACTCAATTTCAGAGCCAAAGACGCTCCTCAGCCACCGCTCCAAGCTCTCCTCGAGCCCCTCCCTACCATCCATAGCCTCCCGCACCAGCTTCTCAGTAGATCGAAGGCCTTCTCCACTTCCGATTGCATCCACAAGATGCTTTCCATTCGACAGTTCTCCGAATATCTCGTTGCAACAGCTCTTCAACCACGAGGAACAGGTCTGGGCGATGAACTCCGGCTCAAGCAACACCATCACTGACTCCAATTTCTCCCTGTGCGACTTCCATAGCCTCACCTCCTCCTCAGGATTTGGAATCCCTCCAAAAAGCTGCGTCCCGGGGGGCGATCCAAGCACAGTCTTGTAGAACAGCGGCATCTCATTCAACGCAAGAACGAAGAGCTCCCCAACTTGCCCTAGACTAGCCCTAATAGTTCTGATCGCATCACAAAGAACAGAAGAAGAAGATTCGTTTGAGTCTACGGATGCACCGGCGAGCTTCTGAGAGATCCACGACCGCCTGGAGTCGAGGAAAAGCCCTAGCACCTGTTTGGGAGCGAGATCGTCGATGATGGCGGCGGCGGCGAGAGCGTCGGCGTAAGCGGCGACGGTGAGCCCACGGTCCATCAGGCGCTCGCGGCTCCGCTGGGAGATCTGGGCCTTGAAGCTCTCGACGATCTGCCACTGGTGGCGGAGAAGCGGGAACTTGGCGAGGGCGTCAGGATCGACGGCGCCGCCGCCAGCGGTGACGAGGCCATGGACGGTCTTGGCGCGTAGGTAGCGGCCAGAGGCCTCGAGGAGCATGGACTCGTCAAGGCAGCCCCAGATGTTCTCGGGGGTGTCGACGAGGTACTTGATGCGGGAGGCGATGATGTAGACGCGGGCGCGGGCGGGGTCAGGGGCCAGCTTGGGGGTCTCGGGGTCGGCGGCGGAGGTGGAGAGGGAGCGGAGGGCGGCGTCGATGGCGGACAGGTTGAAGGAGATAGCATCGCAGGAGGACCTCATAAGGAGGATAGAGTCGGCGGACTCGATGAGGTCGCGGTAGCTCTTGCCGACGAGCTGCCGGAGCTCTTCCTTCTTCTCATCGATCTCCCGCCGGGTTGCCACCTCCAAGCCGCGGATCTCCGGGATCGGCTTCGTGCGGAAAAGGGACTCCGCGTCGCGGGTGCCG
Protein-coding regions in this window:
- the LOC105053622 gene encoding conserved oligomeric Golgi complex subunit 1 isoform X1 yields the protein MRSPSARSAGEIPGSAATAVGTRDAESLFRTKPIPEIRGLEVATRREIDEKKEELRQLVGKSYRDLIESADSILLMRSSCDAISFNLSAIDAALRSLSTSAADPETPKLAPDPARARVYIIASRIKYLVDTPENIWGCLDESMLLEASGRYLRAKTVHGLVTAGGGAVDPDALAKFPLLRHQWQIVESFKAQISQRSRERLMDRGLTVAAYADALAAAAIIDDLAPKQVLGLFLDSRRSWISQKLAGASVDSNESSSSVLCDAIRTIRASLGQVGELFVLALNEMPLFYKTVLGSPPGTQLFGGIPNPEEEVRLWKSHREKLESVMVLLEPEFIAQTCSSWLKSCCNEIFGELSNGKHLVDAIGSGEGLRSTEKLVREAMDGREGLEESLERWLRSVFGSEIESPWNQICGLILKDGRDILEDRLEAAFLKRMKEIIHSEFENLNRDINVRNSMAAVVAATGPKDEDDFQTYLKKPYTGGVWFSEPNQKKTGISYNFKPTVDENDFQSCFNAYFGPEVSRIRDAVDSKCQSILEDLLCFVESHNSTLRLKELVPYIQKKCYKTISVVLKELENELSHLSASLGSNKGDRDSLPPSMIVERSLFIGLLLFALRNHSSHIPVILGSPRQWVKETSGAAFTSLSSPLPRQSKVAFDSLVSFSPRRHTFDSSRSPKKQFFDNSRRQTISAATAWYAVDDSKHPKLDELNKTLQELCIKAHGLWITWVSNELSIILSKNLNKDDALSSAKPLRGWEVTVIKQEESSNGPLEMKIALPIMPSLYVTSFLFQACLEIHKVGGHVLDKMILQNFAWRLMEKVVDVYENFLSSMEGGEARVSEKGALQILLDLHFIADILSGGQDPASGFPEMNAKEESSKIVMQKPLFRWNQPQLQPGYANREHVMKLMNELSQRLDPIDWAIYEPYLWENEKQSYKRYAVLFGFLVELNRMYTDTVQKLPTKSNTDSNIMRCSTVPRFKYLPISAPALSSRGAHKSALQTSADDTSSRSPWKAYSNGERSPKPELDDSLSFGVAAPLFKSIMTQVGSKFGESTSRWGSVLSDGQVGKLKDRSAAAMSTFGDMLPGPAAGLLSSLTASATRFDT
- the LOC105053622 gene encoding conserved oligomeric Golgi complex subunit 1 isoform X2: MRSPSARSAGEIPGSAATAVGTRDAESLFRTKPIPEIRGLEVATRREIDEKKEELRQLVGKSYRDLIESADSILLMRSSCDAISFNLSAIDAALRSLSTSAADPETPKLAPDPARARVYIIASRIKYLVDTPENIWGCLDESMLLEASGRYLRAKTVHGLVTAGGGAVDPDALAKFPLLRHQWQIVESFKAQISQRSRERLMDRGLTVAAYADALAAAAIIDDLAPKQVLGLFLDSRRSWISQKLAGASVDSNESSSSVLCDAIRTIRASLGQVGELFVLALNEMPLFYKTVLGSPPGTQLFGGIPNPEEEVRLWKSHREKLESVMVLLEPEFIAQTCSSWLKSCCNEIFGELSNGKHLVDAIGSGEGLRSTEKLVREAMDGREGLEESLERWLRSVFGSEIESPWNQICGLILKDGRDILEDRLEAAFLKRMKEIIHSEFENLNRDINVRNSMAAVVAATGPKDEDDFQTYLKKPYTGGVWFSEPNQKKTGISYNFKPTVDENDFQSCFNAYFGPEVSRIRDAVDSKCQSILEDLLCFVESHNSTLRLKELVPYIQKKCYKTISVVLKELENELSHLSASLGSNKGDRDSLPPSMIVERSLFIGLLLFALRNHSSHIPVILGSPRQWVKETSGAAFTSLSSPLPRQSKVAFDSLVSFSPRRHTFDSSRSPKKQFFDNSRRQTISAATAWYAVDDSKHPKLDELNKTLQELCIKAHGLWITWVSNELSIILSKNLNKDDALSSAKPLRGWEVTVIKQEESSNGPLEMKIALPIMPSLYVTSFLFQACLEIHKVGGHVLDKMILQNFAWRLMEKVVDVYENFLSSMEGGEARVSEKGALQILLDLHFIADILSGGQDPASGFPEMNAKEESSKIVMQKPLFRWNQPQLQPGYANREHVMKLMNELSQRLDPIDWAIYEPYLWENEKQSYKRYAVLFGFLVELNRMYTDTVQKLPTKSNTDSNIMRCSTVPRFKYLPISAPALSSRGAHKSALQTSADDTSSRSPWKAYSNGERSPKPELDDSLSFGVAAPLFKSIMTQMTCEDAAFDSAKGTCWQQIWRKYIKVGICAF